The Miscanthus floridulus cultivar M001 chromosome 7, ASM1932011v1, whole genome shotgun sequence genome includes a region encoding these proteins:
- the LOC136463772 gene encoding protein PIN-LIKES 2-like produces the protein MLWSMDPQVTVHGDWVSAVVPLMKLLCLTVIGLLLANPRVQVVPRATFKLLSKLVFALFLPCLIFVHLGKSVTIDNVLHWWFIPVNVLISTAIGCVLGYIVALICRPPPHLFRFTVIMTGFGNTGNLPIAIIGSVCHTNDHPFGPGCDTMGIAYVSFAQWVAVILVYTLVYHMMEPPMQFYEIVGEGNEIQEEPEQISNYSRSLLHEAEWPGMVDKETEHSKTPFIARVFMSISGSSQNTFPDIDFTEEGNSGAGPSSPKSLRCLAEPRVVRKIRVVAEKTPIQHVLQPPTIASLLAIIIGMVPVLKDFVFGADAPLSFFTDSLEILAAAVVPSVMLILGGMLAEGPKDNALGMRTIIGIVVARLLVLPCIGIGVVTLADKLHLLVEQNHMYRFVLSLQYSTPSAILLGAIASLRGYGVKEASALLFWQHICAVFSLSLYLIVYFKLFSFI, from the coding sequence ATGCTCTGGTCAATGGACCCGCAGGTGACCGTCCATGGCGACTGGGTGTCGGCCGTGGTGCCGCTGATGAAGCTGCTGTGCCTGACGGTCATCGGCCTGCTCCTCGCCAACCCGCGGGTCCAGGTCGTGCCCAGGGCCACCTTCAAGCTGCTGAGCAAGCTCGTCTTCGCGCTCTTCCTCCCCTGCCTCATCTTCGTCCACCTCGGCAAGTCGGTCACCATAGATAACGTCCTGCACTGGTGGTTCATCCCTGTCAACGTCCTCATCAGCACTGCCATCGGGTGCGTTCTTGGGTACATCGTGGCCCTGATCTGCCGCCCACCGCCGCACCTGTTCCGGTTCACGGTGATCATGACCGGGTTTGGCAACACGGGGAACCTCCCGATTGCGATCATCGGGTCGGTCTGCCATACCAATGATCATCCCTTCGGTCCTGGATGCGACACCATGGGTATCGCTTATGTCTCGTTCGCGCAGTGGGTTGCGGTTATTCTTGTCTACACTTTGGTCTACCACATGATGGAGCCACCGATGCAGTTCTATGAGATTGTTGGGGAGGGGAATGAGATACAGGAAGAACCCGAGCAGATCAGCAACTACAGTAGGTCTCTTCTTCATGAGGCGGAGTGGCCAGGGATGGTTGACAAAGAAACTGAGCATTCAAAGACACCATTCATTGCAAGAGTTTTCATGAGCATCTCAGGTTCCTCACAGAATACTTTTCCTGATATTGATTTTACTGAAGAAGGAAATTCTGGTGCTGGACCTAGCAGTCCTAAGTCGCTCAGATGTTTGGCAGAGCCAAGAGTGGTCAGGAAGATCAGGGTTGTAGCTGAGAAGACTCCAATTCAGCACGTCCTTCAGCCACCAACAATCGCCTCTTTACTTGCCATCATCATTGGCATGGTTCCTGTCTTGAAAGATTTTGTGTTTGGGGCTGATGCACCGCTCTCATTCTTCACCGACAGTTTGGAAATCCTAGCTGCTGCTGTGGTTCCATCAGTGATGTTAATTCTAGGAGGCATGCTTGCGGAAGGCCCAAAAGATAATGCCTTGGGCATGAGGACTATCATCGGTATAGTTGTGGCCAGGCTTTTGGTTCTCCCATGCATTGGCATTGGTGTTGTGACCCTAGCCGACAAGTTGCATCTACTCGTTGAGCAAAACCATATGTACCGCTTTGTGCTTTCCCTCCAGTACTCCACGCCAAGTGCTATCCTGCTTGGAGCAATTGCCAGTCTCAGAGGGTATGGTGTTAAGGAAGCATCCGCCCTTCTATTCTGGCAGCATATTTGTGCGGTGTTCTCTCTTTCCCTCTACCTGATTGTATACTTCAAGTTGTTTTCTTTCATCTGA